In the Gammaproteobacteria bacterium genome, one interval contains:
- a CDS encoding CBS domain-containing membrane protein produces MSLRDYLHKMRGSIGGNPPQVSGSEILWSWIGGFLGIAAVAWVSMWFFEGTDLTLVIGSLGSSAVLIYGAVRSPLAQPRNLVGGHIVSAIIGVACYKLLLDVPWLAEACAVSTAIAMMHATRTLHPPGGATALIAVIGSDSIHQMGWLYVLVPATLGPLIMLTVALLVNNIPKTRRYPEIWF; encoded by the coding sequence ATGAGTCTACGCGACTATCTGCACAAGATGCGGGGCAGCATCGGCGGCAATCCGCCCCAAGTCAGTGGGTCGGAGATCCTTTGGTCTTGGATTGGTGGCTTTCTAGGCATCGCCGCCGTGGCTTGGGTGTCGATGTGGTTCTTCGAAGGCACAGATCTGACGCTGGTGATTGGCTCCCTTGGTTCTTCAGCAGTGCTCATCTACGGAGCGGTGCGTAGCCCCCTTGCGCAGCCACGTAATCTGGTGGGTGGGCATATTGTCTCCGCCATCATCGGGGTAGCCTGCTACAAGCTGCTACTGGACGTTCCTTGGCTGGCGGAGGCTTGTGCGGTATCCACCGCCATCGCAATGATGCACGCCACCCGTACCCTCCATCCGCCGGGTGGAGCCACTGCGCTGATTGCCGTCATTGGTTCGGATAGCATTCACCAAATGGGGTGGCTCTATGTCCTTGTACCCGCGACTTTGGGTCCCCTGATCATGCTCACCGTTGCATTGTTGGTAAATAATATCCCGAAGACTCGGCGCTATCCGGAGATATGGTTTTAG
- a CDS encoding 3',5'-nucleoside bisphosphate phosphatase: MTRYDLHTHSTASDGTLSPTELVRRAQERGIEVLALTDHDCTDGVAEATTEANKLGLILIPGMELSVSWENGQTIHMVGLRIDPATPVLQAGLLRLREVRNWRAEEMGRRLATHGILGAFEGAQALARGPIVSRTHFARFLVAGGHSRDMNGAFDHFLVRGKPGYVAGEWATLNEGIDWIQAAGGQAVLAHPLRYPLSSTRLRQLLGQFRDCGGVGLEVISGRHPNDIQVLAQYARTFGLAASVGSDFHHPDSPYTDLGRLADLPPNVQPLWLNW; this comes from the coding sequence ATGACTCGCTACGACCTCCATACCCATTCGACCGCCTCCGACGGGACCTTATCGCCCACTGAATTGGTGCGTCGCGCCCAAGAACGAGGGATAGAGGTATTAGCCCTTACCGACCACGATTGCACCGATGGCGTGGCCGAGGCCACGACAGAGGCAAATAAACTGGGGCTCATCCTGATTCCAGGGATGGAATTGTCGGTAAGCTGGGAAAATGGCCAAACCATCCATATGGTGGGATTACGCATCGATCCAGCGACCCCCGTGTTACAGGCAGGGCTGTTACGATTACGCGAGGTTCGGAATTGGCGCGCCGAAGAGATGGGACGACGTTTGGCCACGCACGGTATCCTCGGCGCCTTTGAGGGCGCCCAGGCATTGGCACGCGGACCAATCGTCTCGCGTACTCACTTTGCCCGTTTTCTGGTCGCTGGTGGACATAGCCGAGATATGAACGGAGCATTCGACCATTTCCTAGTCCGGGGCAAACCTGGATATGTCGCGGGAGAGTGGGCAACGCTCAATGAGGGAATAGACTGGATTCAAGCTGCGGGAGGTCAGGCGGTACTTGCGCATCCGTTGCGCTATCCCCTTTCCTCCACTCGTTTACGCCAACTCCTCGGTCAATTTCGTGACTGCGGCGGGGTGGGGCTAGAGGTAATCTCCGGCCGCCACCCCAACGATATTCAGGTGTTGGCCCAATATGCCCGTACCTTTGGCCTGGCCGCCTCGGTAGGTTCCGATTTTCACCATCCCGATTCGCCCTATACCGACCTCGGGAGACTCGCGGATCTCCCCCCCAATGTCCAACCACTATGGCTCAATTGGTAA
- a CDS encoding L,D-transpeptidase translates to MSQPLVLVSIAEQRLRLITGSRIVMDVAVSTARKGVGERRGSEQTPRGWHQIRACIGANRPPNTVFVGRRPTGEVYSPALRASHPQRDWILTRILWLSGLEIGRNRLSEVDTMARYIYIHGCPEESPMGIPGSHGCIRMRNDEIIELFQQVQAGTRVNITEAPTTE, encoded by the coding sequence GTGAGCCAACCTCTGGTATTGGTGAGCATCGCCGAACAGCGTCTACGACTCATCACAGGGTCGCGCATCGTGATGGACGTAGCCGTATCCACCGCCCGCAAGGGAGTTGGGGAGCGTCGCGGCAGCGAACAAACCCCCCGTGGTTGGCACCAGATACGGGCCTGCATTGGGGCCAATCGCCCGCCCAATACGGTTTTCGTCGGCCGTCGCCCCACCGGTGAGGTCTATTCCCCGGCCCTACGCGCGAGCCATCCCCAACGCGATTGGATCCTCACGCGAATCTTGTGGCTCTCCGGCCTAGAGATAGGGCGTAATCGACTGAGCGAGGTGGATACCATGGCCCGTTATATCTATATCCACGGCTGCCCAGAAGAGAGTCCCATGGGCATTCCCGGTTCTCACGGCTGCATCAGAATGCGTAACGATGAAATCATCGAGCTTTTCCAGCAAGTACAAGCCGGAACGCGGGTAAACATCACAGAAGCACCCACAACCGAATGA
- the def gene encoding Peptide deformylase 1: MAVRSLLRMGHPLLNKPAEPVTDFDTSLLHTLVRDLFDTMAAHEGAGLAAPQIGVGLRVVAFGVRSHPNYPNIEEIPFTVLINPVLEPLSAEMEDAWEGCLSVPGMRGVVSRYTHLRYSAVDIYKVPIRCEVNGFHARVVQHECDHLDGILYPHRIRDLRLFGFTDELFPNESKKEAA; this comes from the coding sequence GTGGCCGTTCGTTCTCTTCTGCGGATGGGCCATCCGCTCTTAAACAAACCTGCGGAGCCAGTAACCGACTTCGATACCTCCCTACTCCATACCCTGGTACGCGACCTCTTCGATACCATGGCCGCTCACGAGGGGGCCGGTCTGGCCGCCCCTCAAATCGGGGTGGGATTGCGAGTGGTAGCTTTCGGTGTGCGTAGCCACCCCAATTACCCAAACATTGAAGAAATCCCCTTCACGGTCCTGATCAATCCGGTGCTAGAGCCACTCAGCGCGGAGATGGAGGATGCCTGGGAAGGTTGCCTGTCTGTACCCGGAATGCGTGGTGTCGTCTCTCGTTATACCCACCTCCGCTATAGCGCCGTCGATATCTACAAAGTGCCTATCCGGTGTGAAGTGAACGGTTTCCACGCCCGTGTGGTGCAACACGAGTGTGACCACCTGGACGGTATCCTCTATCCCCACCGCATTCGTGATCTACGTCTCTTCGGTTTCACCGACGAGTTGTTCCCGAACGAATCCAAAAAAGAAGCCGCGTGA
- a CDS encoding S-methyl-5'-thioinosine phosphorylase, whose amino-acid sequence MQSTPDKTLAIIGGSGLTSLPGLEITDVEEKVSTPYGEPSGPLTHGRLHDHEIIFLPRHGVEHLLPPHRVNYRANLWALKEAGIHRILAVNAVGGIHPELSPGRIAIPDQIIDYTFDRAHTYFDGGPDLVSSPTRAFSEKAVIQVTHVDFTDPYCMALRARLLAAAALAEVNVYFGGTYGATQGPRLESRAEIDRMERDGCHMVGMTGMPEAALARELGLCYACCAVVANWAAGRGVEAVIEIATIERVLHSAMDQVRAVMEPLIRGL is encoded by the coding sequence TTGCAATCCACACCCGACAAAACCCTGGCGATCATCGGCGGGAGCGGCCTAACCTCTCTACCCGGTCTGGAGATTACCGACGTAGAAGAGAAAGTATCCACCCCCTATGGTGAACCTTCCGGTCCGCTGACCCATGGCCGCCTACACGACCACGAGATAATCTTCCTTCCCCGCCACGGGGTTGAGCATCTCCTACCGCCACACCGCGTTAATTACCGAGCAAATCTCTGGGCATTGAAAGAGGCAGGGATCCACCGAATCCTCGCGGTTAACGCCGTGGGTGGCATCCACCCAGAGCTGAGTCCTGGGCGTATTGCCATCCCCGATCAGATCATCGATTACACCTTCGACAGGGCTCACACCTACTTTGACGGTGGTCCCGACCTAGTATCATCCCCGACACGGGCCTTCTCCGAGAAAGCGGTCATCCAGGTCACCCACGTCGATTTCACCGATCCCTACTGCATGGCGCTCCGGGCACGGCTCCTCGCAGCGGCTGCATTGGCGGAAGTGAATGTCTATTTCGGTGGCACCTACGGTGCTACCCAGGGACCACGCCTGGAAAGTAGGGCCGAGATCGATCGCATGGAACGCGACGGTTGCCACATGGTGGGCATGACGGGGATGCCCGAGGCGGCCCTCGCTCGGGAATTGGGGCTGTGCTACGCCTGCTGCGCGGTGGTAGCCAACTGGGCCGCCGGACGGGGAGTCGAGGCAGTCATTGAGATAGCAACTATCGAGCGCGTCCTGCACTCCGCCATGGACCAAGTACGCGCGGTGATGGAACCACTTATCCGGGGGTTGTAA
- a CDS encoding hypoxanthine phosphoribosyltransferase codes for MEEVFATADYLYPPAAVEAALDRIAIDISARLAGRNPLVLCVLSGAIIPVGHLLTRLNFPLQLDYIHATRYENQTRGGELAWIARPVTSLAGRVVLVVDDILDEGVTLAALLDYCRSAGATEVLSAVLTRKNRPRTVDLVPDFVGLEIPDRYVFGYGMDYHGYWRNAAGIYAVKGL; via the coding sequence ATGGAGGAAGTATTCGCCACTGCCGACTACCTATACCCCCCAGCAGCCGTGGAGGCCGCCCTCGATCGCATCGCAATAGACATCTCCGCGCGCTTGGCCGGTCGTAACCCCTTAGTACTCTGTGTGCTGAGTGGGGCTATCATCCCCGTCGGCCACCTCCTCACGCGACTGAACTTTCCCCTACAGCTCGACTATATCCACGCAACCCGTTACGAAAACCAAACACGTGGAGGGGAATTGGCGTGGATAGCGCGTCCTGTCACATCCTTAGCGGGGCGGGTAGTGCTGGTCGTAGACGATATCCTGGACGAAGGGGTTACCTTAGCAGCCCTCCTCGACTACTGTCGTAGCGCCGGCGCCACCGAGGTCTTGAGCGCCGTACTGACACGCAAGAACCGCCCTCGCACGGTGGATTTGGTCCCGGACTTCGTCGGACTGGAGATCCCCGACCGCTACGTCTTCGGATATGGCATGGACTACCACGGCTACTGGCGCAATGCGGCCGGCATCTACGCTGTCAAGGGGTTATAA
- a CDS encoding conserved hypothetical protein (Evidence 4 : Unknown function but conserved in other organisms) — MSVELLGVEPSKEEIILRAVKTVLTKVIRDTAVEPGMIHPLATSTREDIRHCFVLITERERELATNAGRPMMARPHFKDESRPASDTVVPISSIKRPPRDQGD; from the coding sequence ATGAGCGTAGAACTTTTAGGTGTGGAACCTTCCAAGGAGGAAATCATCCTTCGTGCGGTAAAAACGGTTCTAACCAAGGTAATTAGGGATACAGCGGTGGAACCCGGAATGATCCACCCCCTAGCTACCAGCACGCGCGAGGATATCCGCCACTGCTTTGTCTTGATTACCGAGCGTGAACGCGAACTAGCCACCAATGCTGGTCGGCCGATGATGGCCCGGCCGCACTTCAAAGATGAGTCGCGCCCAGCGAGCGACACCGTCGTACCCATATCCAGCATCAAGCGTCCGCCGCGCGACCAAGGGGACTGA